Proteins encoded within one genomic window of Pseudalkalibacillus sp. SCS-8:
- a CDS encoding Na(+)/H(+) antiporter subunit C — MEIIMAILAGILFSAGVYLLLQRQLLKIIFGTALISHGAHLLILTMGKLNRGAPPILEKGIKAYADPLPQALILTSIVISFGVTSFLLVLAYRAYKTNKTDNMEQLRGSDHD, encoded by the coding sequence ATGGAAATCATCATGGCCATACTTGCCGGCATACTGTTTTCGGCGGGTGTCTATCTGTTGCTGCAACGTCAGCTTTTGAAGATCATATTCGGGACTGCATTGATTTCCCATGGGGCCCACCTTCTCATCTTGACGATGGGAAAACTGAACCGGGGTGCCCCTCCGATACTGGAAAAGGGGATTAAGGCATACGCCGATCCCCTTCCGCAAGCTTTAATCCTTACCTCGATCGTCATCAGCTTCGGGGTAACGTCTTTCCTGCTTGTCCTTGCTTACCGGGCATACAAGACGAACAAGACAGACAACATGGAGCAATTAAGGGGATCCGATCATGACTAA